The Argopecten irradians isolate NY chromosome 16, Ai_NY, whole genome shotgun sequence genome window below encodes:
- the LOC138310627 gene encoding uncharacterized protein isoform X2 — MNGNGSQTVVTNHTLNIRVIIPDSESEDCYFTELNEEEQTEHVLEEEDADDVDTVKETDTSQTINATAEKACMYDEDEPKMTEEVRTVVESLCGTRRIRHLTKKVAGCQDIPQGESEQDEDSDETGSEGLVRRKRFWGICPYRCVWIIRRVTYCRRWKPCFFCRWRTCCVTFWYLDYVCGRFC, encoded by the exons ATGAACGGGAATGGTTCCCAGACCGTGGTCACCAATCATACCCTG AATATACGCGTGATTATCCCAGACTCGGAGTCCGAAGATTGCTACTTCACGGAACTCAACGAAGAGGAACAGACAGAACATGTGCTAGAGGAGGAGGACGCAGATGACGTAGATACT GTTAAGGAGACTGACACGTCACAAACTATCAACGCCACCGCGGAGAAGGCGTGTATGTATGACGAGGACGAACCCAAAATGACAGAAGAGGTGAGGACTGTAGTAGAGTCGTTGTGTGGAACCCGGAGGATACGTCACTTAACAAAGAAGGTTGCAGGGTGTCAGGACATCCCACAGGGCGAGAGCGAACAAG aTGAAGACTCTGACGAGACTGGATCGGAAGGTCTTGTGCGCCGGAAGAGATTTTGGGGGATATGCCCTTACCGCTGTGTCTGGATCATAAGAAGAGTAACATATTGTCGGCGATGGAAACCCTGCTTCTTTTGTAGGTGGAGGACATGCTGTGTCACCTTCTGGTATCTAGACTATGTCTGTGGCAGATTCTGCTGA
- the LOC138310627 gene encoding uncharacterized protein isoform X1, translating to MLQLMYIYLCVLFGFGQAASPDGENTASFMSLNVSTAEGDTYSVDIGSEQTDGNEIVHSTMNGNGSQTVVTNHTLNIRVIIPDSESEDCYFTELNEEEQTEHVLEEEDADDVDTVKETDTSQTINATAEKACMYDEDEPKMTEEVRTVVESLCGTRRIRHLTKKVAGCQDIPQGESEQDEDSDETGSEGLVRRKRFWGICPYRCVWIIRRVTYCRRWKPCFFCRWRTCCVTFWYLDYVCGRFC from the exons ATGCTCCAGTTGATGTATATTTATCTGTGTGTCCTGTTTGGTTTTGGCCAGGCAGCGTCGCCGGACGGTGAAAATACGGCTTCG TTTATGTCGCTGAATGTCAGCACAGCGGAGGGAGACACATATTCAGTGGACATTGGATCTGAACAAACTGATGGAAATGAAATCGTTCATTCAACTATGAACGGGAATGGTTCCCAGACCGTGGTCACCAATCATACCCTG AATATACGCGTGATTATCCCAGACTCGGAGTCCGAAGATTGCTACTTCACGGAACTCAACGAAGAGGAACAGACAGAACATGTGCTAGAGGAGGAGGACGCAGATGACGTAGATACT GTTAAGGAGACTGACACGTCACAAACTATCAACGCCACCGCGGAGAAGGCGTGTATGTATGACGAGGACGAACCCAAAATGACAGAAGAGGTGAGGACTGTAGTAGAGTCGTTGTGTGGAACCCGGAGGATACGTCACTTAACAAAGAAGGTTGCAGGGTGTCAGGACATCCCACAGGGCGAGAGCGAACAAG aTGAAGACTCTGACGAGACTGGATCGGAAGGTCTTGTGCGCCGGAAGAGATTTTGGGGGATATGCCCTTACCGCTGTGTCTGGATCATAAGAAGAGTAACATATTGTCGGCGATGGAAACCCTGCTTCTTTTGTAGGTGGAGGACATGCTGTGTCACCTTCTGGTATCTAGACTATGTCTGTGGCAGATTCTGCTGA